A single region of the Bacillota bacterium genome encodes:
- a CDS encoding sigma factor-like helix-turn-helix DNA-binding protein: MSGRAAATQLEIRKAERLSFRERQVVVLKEMGLSNEAVARRLGVSAATVATLYSRARGKGYEVVIVLPGEALGIPPEEEPAGE, encoded by the coding sequence ATATCCGGGAGGGCGGCCGCTACGCAACTGGAGATCCGCAAGGCTGAACGACTCAGTTTCCGCGAGCGTCAGGTGGTCGTCCTCAAAGAGATGGGTCTCAGTAACGAGGCCGTCGCCCGGCGCCTGGGGGTTTCCGCCGCCACGGTGGCCACCCTGTACAGCCGAGCCCGAGGCAAGGGCTACGAAGTTGTGATCGTGCTGCCGGGCGAAGCCCTGGGTATTCCACCCGAAGAGGAACCTGCAGGTGAGTGA
- a CDS encoding septum formation initiator family protein, protein MSDGARRWMMRSATRRLFRQANNAKYRLWLRRLARLGVAAFCLLLISSFLRVGWELWRLKHQEQRLRLAVEVLREQNRTLRAQIEEMQQDEYIRQAARELGLVNPGEVLYFPVREQEPSGSP, encoded by the coding sequence GTGAGTGACGGAGCCCGGAGGTGGATGATGCGGTCTGCTACCCGGCGTCTCTTTCGGCAGGCCAATAATGCCAAGTACCGGCTGTGGCTGCGGCGCCTGGCCCGGCTGGGGGTGGCGGCGTTTTGCCTGTTGCTCATTTCCTCGTTCCTGCGGGTAGGTTGGGAGTTGTGGCGCCTCAAGCATCAGGAACAGCGGCTGAGACTGGCGGTGGAAGTCTTACGCGAGCAAAACCGGACCCTGCGTGCGCAGATCGAAGAGATGCAGCAGGATGAGTACATCCGGCAGGCGGCCCGGGAACTGGGTCTGGTGAACCCTGGTGAGGTACTGTACTTCCCCGTGCGGGAGCAGGAGCCATCGGGGTCTCCCTGA
- a CDS encoding S1 RNA-binding domain-containing protein produces MPGLEVGAVVEGVVTGITRFGAFVLLPNGQTGLVHISEIADAYVRDIKDYLKENDRVLVKILSYDERGKIGLSVRQAQPGGGQRKDRERRRAEWMAFEDKLARFMKESEERLTDLKRHTESKRGGRGAR; encoded by the coding sequence ATGCCCGGTTTGGAGGTAGGCGCCGTTGTGGAAGGCGTGGTGACAGGTATCACGCGATTCGGCGCCTTTGTATTGTTACCCAACGGTCAGACCGGATTGGTTCACATTTCCGAGATTGCCGACGCCTACGTACGCGACATCAAGGACTACCTGAAGGAGAACGACAGGGTGCTGGTCAAGATCCTGTCGTACGACGAGCGGGGAAAGATAGGACTGTCCGTGCGGCAGGCGCAACCGGGCGGCGGTCAGCGAAAAGACCGAGAGCGCCGGAGGGCTGAGTGGATGGCGTTCGAGGACAAGCTGGCCAGGTTCATGAAAGAGAGCGAGGAGAGGCTGACCGACCTCAAGCGGCACACCGAGTCCAAGCGGGGAGGCCGCGGCGCCAGGTAG